One window of Candidatus Nitrospira kreftii genomic DNA carries:
- a CDS encoding hypothetical protein (conserved protein of unknown function), whose translation MLWCGLLFCGPPRAFATTDSGSMTDEEASSLGEEFGIVVGAVDEEIQKELKLQRAQGVAVFEVIGNSRADYAGIKVRSVIKEIDKQEIRTMTDFGRALKKAMTGCNFTVGTYEPAEPGEPVSWGVNFHFVGCKRD comes from the coding sequence ATGCTGTGGTGCGGTCTCTTATTCTGCGGGCCGCCGAGAGCGTTTGCAACCACTGACAGCGGTTCCATGACAGATGAAGAAGCGTCGAGTCTTGGCGAGGAGTTTGGTATCGTGGTGGGAGCGGTAGACGAGGAAATCCAGAAGGAACTGAAGTTGCAGCGAGCACAGGGTGTCGCGGTCTTTGAAGTGATCGGGAATTCCCGGGCGGATTATGCCGGGATCAAAGTTCGATCCGTCATCAAGGAAATCGACAAACAAGAGATTCGTACCATGACGGATTTCGGTCGAGCCTTGAAGAAAGCCATGACAGGCTGCAACTTTACCGTCGGCACCTATGAGCCGGCAGAACCGGGGGAGCCGGTGAGCTGGGGCGTCAATTTTCACTTTGTCGGTTGTAAGCGAGATTGA
- a CDS encoding putative Pentaheme cytochrome c: protein MRGKANGHGGRLRVGWGVARCCLLSLTGLIGLLSSLHYEQAIAEEANSRTGSEWVTEIEKVFIRSEECKQCHARHYEEWKGAREQTPDLKTFGRVDAALLHGTALESPVFRTVLGLWKQTNPTPDEQRGCLSCHVPSVTVFPQHAEKMVADILAGKPRAEGIGCTACHLMNGIDQNTHSHPNFNLQPGKTLYGPYSNPEENLVHQAAQSDQFREVSFCVSCHFDKVKDVAQKGLPGEILQGTVCQDCHMEPSTGSSTSRRGAMTRPIGRHWFRGVVVSGTMLKNRNVQAEWTPRIDIEVTKLGAMVEGISAVKVGSLPHSFPDGDPILKQFYLTLTVKDAKGETLVEETKQFGLSYDEILRGPIPDPFVKGGTTRKVPFALTLPAGAVASSVEAVLTYALIPTPAPELQHQYLATLGTEAERDEAKKIIQEYSQRHFLTYRVKRL from the coding sequence GTGAGGGGTAAGGCGAACGGACATGGCGGTCGATTGCGGGTCGGCTGGGGTGTTGCGAGGTGCTGCCTTCTGTCGCTCACCGGTCTGATAGGCCTGTTGAGTAGTCTGCATTACGAGCAGGCGATCGCTGAGGAGGCGAACAGTCGGACTGGGTCTGAGTGGGTAACTGAAATCGAGAAAGTCTTTATCCGGTCCGAAGAGTGTAAGCAATGTCATGCCCGTCATTATGAAGAGTGGAAAGGGGCGAGAGAGCAGACGCCGGACCTGAAGACCTTTGGTCGTGTGGATGCGGCTCTTCTGCATGGCACAGCGTTAGAATCCCCTGTCTTTCGAACCGTCTTGGGGCTTTGGAAGCAGACGAACCCGACGCCCGACGAACAGCGTGGATGCCTCTCGTGCCATGTGCCGTCCGTGACCGTATTCCCACAGCATGCCGAGAAGATGGTGGCGGACATCCTTGCCGGTAAGCCTCGAGCGGAGGGGATCGGCTGTACGGCTTGCCATTTGATGAACGGAATTGACCAAAACACGCACTCACACCCGAACTTCAACCTGCAGCCCGGTAAGACTCTGTATGGGCCCTATTCCAATCCGGAAGAGAATCTCGTCCACCAGGCCGCGCAGTCGGATCAGTTTCGCGAAGTCAGTTTCTGTGTCTCTTGCCACTTTGATAAAGTGAAAGATGTGGCCCAGAAGGGCCTGCCCGGAGAAATTCTCCAAGGAACGGTTTGTCAGGATTGCCATATGGAACCGTCGACCGGGAGTTCCACCTCTCGACGCGGGGCGATGACCAGACCGATCGGGCGTCACTGGTTTCGCGGGGTCGTCGTCTCCGGCACGATGTTAAAAAACCGAAACGTCCAAGCTGAATGGACGCCTCGTATCGACATTGAGGTGACAAAACTTGGGGCGATGGTCGAAGGAATCAGTGCGGTGAAAGTCGGGAGTCTGCCGCACAGTTTTCCAGATGGCGATCCGATCCTGAAGCAGTTCTACCTGACTCTCACGGTAAAGGATGCGAAAGGCGAGACGTTAGTGGAAGAAACGAAGCAGTTTGGATTGTCATACGATGAGATCCTTCGCGGTCCGATTCCCGATCCTTTTGTGAAGGGCGGTACGACGAGGAAGGTTCCCTTTGCGCTCACGCTTCCTGCTGGGGCTGTTGCCTCGTCCGTTGAAGCCGTGCTGACGTACGCGCTGATTCCGACGCCGGCACCGGAATTACAGCACCAGTATCTCGCCACGCTGGGGACGGAGGCAGAGCGGGACGAGGCGAAGAAGATCATTCAGGAATATTCGCAACGGCACTTTTTGACGTATCGTGTGAAGAGGCTGTAG